The Dysidea avara chromosome 13, odDysAvar1.4, whole genome shotgun sequence genome includes a region encoding these proteins:
- the LOC136243027 gene encoding nucleotide-binding oligomerization domain-containing protein 2-like — protein sequence MAKSTAATCTPLLKNLYERVTATSTPSLKDLYEDVTPQYAASWRTIGILLRIPPGTLDTIEHDNHCKAVNCCNAMFEKWLEIDSSASWECLFKAIESPAVKAIESPTVNGDQEHLFKAVESLAIDGDQTSNKTAISTLSERTRKINIKMWSHVDEDAWPPNQPKHYLPLLLIHHQGEYTPKHLHSLAAVKHGGGIDEITSQGHLPKYSPLTKQESLTELFAASKITKQISEILAPLEKCSDSQFILIEGLPGIGKSLLLQEISCKWSNENLLPKFKLVLLIRLRDPSLQGISTISKLLHNLCCEGDEGAKDIVTLCNDYLFKNAGEDLLFLFDGYDEFPENLRKDSLIASILKRKVLPLCGLIVSSRPHASVDLRQQATIKVDILGFAHKERTAYIKESLEGQPEKIEELTKYLDNHLTINGLCFTPFNMIVLLHLCKVGCPFPSSPVELVNHFILSSIRQNLSKAGHPLDDSIKDLSELPKQYSKIIDQLAELSYNALNDNKLIFTFDEINSAYPDIAIIPNGFGLLQAVQHFMPTGKTMTFNFVHFSIQEYLAAYYVARLPQREQKEVLQERFWSDVHANMFSIYTSLALTKGQPKPLKEFLKQETLVKFFKSAFSGGSNDSFTISSKFLKDQLKCLRLFRYFLEAGDDFKATCDFIQSKIIFEDQEINLGGIALTIYDVECVSLFLTNSSHKTWKMVSLHGCLIRDNGLCMLQRGLVKSKNKITIKELRLQCNALTKSSSSCISNIAIHCKVKQLVINGNHTIGESSDFYKILSDPASNLKRLHMKDISLSSKFTIVLFTELAKNNRLQCLEISNNPITDDAGDTIATTMQKNTTLSELWMWGTKFTAAAAERCAKELVDNDNLEKLYLPLYSDDNQRKIQCMQDKINEARVYRACCKQLIIKFN from the exons ATGGCAAAATCGACGGCAG CGACCTGTACACCACTGCTCAAAAACCTCTATGAGCGTGTGACAGCCACCAGTACACCATCACTTAAGGATCTCTATGAGGATGTCACTCCACAATATGCTGCATCCTGGAGAACAATAGGAATACTACTGCGCATACCCCCTGGAACATTGGACACAATAGAACATGACAACCATTGCAAAGCTGTAAATTGTTGCAATGCAATGTTTGAGAAGTGGCTTGAAATAGACTCTTCTGCTTCATGGGAGTGCTTGTTTAAGGCAATTGAGTCACCCGCAGTGAAGGCAATTGAGTCACCTACAGTAAATGGTGATCAGGAGCACTTGTTTAAGGCAGTTGAGTCACTTGCAATAGATGGTGATCAGACCTCTAACAAAACAG CAATCTCCACACTGTCTGAAAGGACAAGAAAAATCAATATAAAAATGTGGTCTCATGTTGATGAAGATGCTTGGCCTCCAAATCAGCCAAAGCATTATTTGCCCCTTCTGTTGATTCACCATCAGGGTGAATACACCCCAAAGCATTTACATTCCTTGGCTGCAGTTAAGCATGGAGGAGGTATTGATGAAATCACTTCACAAGGCCATCTCCCCAAGTATTCTCCCCTAACAAAGCAAGAGTCACTGACTGAACTGTTTGCTGCTAGTAAGATCACTAAACAAATATCAGAAATTTTAGCCCCACTGGAAAAGTGTAGTGACTCACAATTTATTTTAATTGAGGGACTACCTGGCATTGGAAAGTCATTGTTACTGCAAGAAATTTCATGCAAGTGGAGTAATGAGAATCTGCTTCCAAAGTTTAAATTAGTTCTTCTCATTCGACTCCGTGATCCTAGTTTGCAAGGGATTTCAACTATCAGCAAACTTCTCCACAACCTTTGCTGTGAAGGAGATGAAGGAGCCAAAGATATTGTCACTCTATGTAATGATTACCTCTTTAAAAATGCAGGTGAAGATCTCCTATTTCTTTTTGATGGTTATGATGAGTTCCCAGAAAATCTACGGAAGGACAGCCTAATTGCTAGCATTCTTAAACGGAAGGTACTACCTTTGTGTGGCTTGATAGTATCATCTCGCCCACATGCTTCAGTGGATCTCCGACAGCAAGCAACCATTAAAGTTGACATATTGGGATTTGCTCACAAAGAACGAACAGCGTACATTAAAGAGTCACTGGAAGGGCAGCCAGAAAAAATTGAAGAGCTTACTAAATATCTTGACAATCACCTCACAATTAATGGCCTCTGTTTTACACCATTTAATATGATAGTCTTACTTCACCTGTGCAAAGTAGGGTGTCCTTTTCCCAGCAGTCCAGTTGAGTTGGTCAATCACTTTATCTTGTCTTCTATTCGTCAAAATCTTTCCAAAGCTGGCCACCCTCTTGATGATAGCATTAAAGACCTGTCTGAATTACCAAAACAGTACAGTAAAATAATTGATCAGCTTGCAGAATTGTCCTACAATGCTCTTAATGACAACAAGTTAATCTTTACATTTGATGAAATAAATTCAGCATACCCAGACATTGCAATCATCCCTAATGGTTTTGGGCTCCTACAAGCTGTACAGCATTTTATGCCTACTGGAAAGACAATGACTTTTAACTTTGTTCATTTCTCTATTCAAGAATACCTGGCCGCATATTATGTTGCTCGGCTTCCACAACGAGAGCAGAAGGAAGTACTCCAAGAGAGGTTTTGGAGTGATGTTCATGCAAATATGTTCTCTATCTACACTTCACTTGCACTTACTAAGGGGCAACCAAAACCACTTAAAGAGTTTCTTAAGCAGGAAACTTTAGTGAAATTCTTTAAAAGTGCCTTTTCTGGCGGAAGCAATGATTCATTTACCATTTCTAGCAAATTCCTCAAAGATCAGTTGAAATGCTTACGACTTTTCCGCTATTTTCTTGAAGCTGGTGATGATTTCAAAGCCACTTGTGATTTCATTCAATCTAAAATAATATTTGAAGACCAGGAAATCAATCTTGGAGGTATTGCCTTAACCATTTATGATGTGGAGTGTGTGTCACTTTTTCTTACAAATTCATCCCACAAGACCTGGAAGATGGTCAGTTTACATGGGTGCCTTATTCGTGATAATGGCCTTTGCATGTTACAGCGTGGGCTAGTTAAGAGTAAAAATAAAATCACCATTAAAGAACTCCGGTTGCAATGCAATGCTCTCACCAAGTCTTCCTCTTCCTGCATCAGTAACATTGCTATTCATTGTAAAGTGAAACAATTGGTTATTAATGGCAATCACACCATCGGTGAAAGTTCTGACTTCTACAAAATCCTGTCTGATCCCGCTTCTAATCTAAAAAGACTTCACATGAAGGATATCAGCTTATCATCCAAGTTTACTATTGTCTTGTTCACTGAACTAGCAAAGAATAACCGACTACAATGCTTGGAAATTAGTAACAACCCTATCACTGATGATGCCGGTGATACCATTGCTACTACAATGCAGAAGAATACCACTCTTTCTGAGCTTTGGATGTGGGGTACTAAGTTCACCGCAGCAGCTGCAGAGCGATGTGCTAAAGAACTGGttgataatgacaatttagAGAAGCTTTACTTACCACTTTACTCAGATGACAATCAAAGAAAGATTCAGTGTATGCAAGACAAAATTAATGAAGCCAGAGTATATAGAGCATGCTGTAAACAGCTAATCATTAAATTTAACTAG
- the LOC136243344 gene encoding uncharacterized protein: MAMYSISVTPLIASLQDPHVAQVWFADDATAGGTLWGLHDWWCKLKDLGFMYGYFPNAAKTSLIVKPERLDEAKQQFAGTGVSITVEGKRHLGAALGSRAFTEAYITEKVESWSRCVRRLVNIAKTHPHAALGGLGICDPKSHSDAEFDSSVKITSALVALIVQQELTFSIDTLEAQRSAKCEVVRMKHRAHDEVAATLCQSLPVGLQRIVALSSEKGASSWLSALPVEEHGFALHKGAFRDALCLRYGWLPSGLPTQCVCGQGFSVDHSMNCPTGGYPTLRHNELRDFTAAILSEVCTDVCVEPPLQSLSGETLTYATANREDGARLDVSAVGFWGGHHQRAFFDVKVFNPTASSYRATPVASLYRRFEKEKRRKYEQRIREVEMGSFTPLVFSTFGGISGCTSIFYKRLAYLLSLKREVPYSSAMSWLRCRISFSLLRSAIACLRGRVPTVVVPSAIGHLTLYYQRVGCLPPNYLNCSL; this comes from the exons ATGGCTATGTACTCCATCAGCGTTACACCATTAATTGCCTCACTGCAAGATCCCCATGTAGCACAAGTCTGGTTTGCCGATGATGCGACGGCTGGGGGCACTCTGTGGGGCCTGCATGACTGGTGGTGTAAGCTCAAGGACCTTGGCTTCATGTATGGGTATTTTCCTAATGCTGCGAAGACATCGTTGATTGTTAAACCAGAACGTTTAGATGAAGCCAAACAACAGTTTGCTGGCACGGGAGTGAGCATCACTGTAGAGGGCAAACGTCATCTTGGAGCTGCTCTTGGTTCCCGCGCCTTTACTGAGGCATACATTACTGAGAAAGTCGAGTCATGGTCCCGTTGTGTTCGCCGGCTGGTTAATATTGCAAAAACTCACCCTCATGCTGC ACTGGGTGGTCTTGGTATCTGTGATCCCAAATCTCATTCTGATGCTGAGTTTGATTCTTCTGTGAAGATTACCTCTGCGCTTgttgctttgattgttcagcaGGAGCTAACATTTAGCATTGACACCTTGGAGGCCCAACGCTCGGCTAAGTGTGAAGTTGTGCGAATGAAGCATCGAGCGCATGATGAGGTCGCTGCCACTTTGTGTCAATCATTACCAGTTGGTCTGCAGAGGATTGTGGCACTGTCTAGCGAGAAAGGGGCCTCCTCTTGGCTTTCCGCTTTGCCTGTAGAGGAGCATGGTTTTGCTCTGCATAAGGGTGCCTTCCGTGATGCTCTCTGCTTACGCTATGGGTGGCTCCCATCTGGATTGCCAACCCAGTGTGTTTGTGGTCAAGGATTCTCTGTGGACCACTCCATGAACTGCCCTACAGGTGGCTACCCCACCCTTCGGCACAACGAACTTAGGGATTTTACTGCTGCCATCCTGTCAGAAGTCTGTACTGACGTGTGTGTTGAGCCCCCTTTACAGTCTCTCTCTGGTGAAACACTCACATACGCTACTGCAAATCGTGAGGATGGAGCACGATTGGATGTTTCAGCTGTTGGGTTCTGGGGTGGTCACCACCAAcgggctttctttgatgttaaggTGTTTAATCCAACTGCTTCATCATACCGTGCTACACCAGTGGCTTCATTGTATCGGAGATTTGAAAAGGAGAAACGTAGGAAATATGAGCAGAGGATTAGGGAGGTTGAGATGGGTTCATTTACCCCATTAGTCTTTTCAACGTTTGGTGGAATCAGTGGATGTACCAGCATTTTTTATAAACGTTTAGCCTACTTACTGTCCCTGAAGAGAGAAGTTCCCTACAGCAGCGCGATGTCTTGGCTACGTTGTCGCATCAGCTTCTCGTTGCTCCGCTCAGCGATTGCGTGCCTTAGGGGGCGTGTTCCCACAGTGGTTGTCCCATCAGCCATAGGGCACTTGACCTTGTACTATCAGAGGGTCGGGTGCCTTCCccctaattatttaaattgctccctttaa